A genomic region of Streptomyces sp. NBC_00247 contains the following coding sequences:
- a CDS encoding amino acid permease, protein MTSAEVDSGQPERDAADAHGSGEGYQRSLGARQIQMIAIGGAIGTGLFLGAGKAIAKAGPSLILAYAVAGLVIFFIMRALGELLMYRPVSGSFSEYAREFVGPFAGFVTGWTYWLFWVVTGITEVTAGAQYMTYWFDIPQWVSALFFTLVLYGVNLISVKLFGELEFWFSMVKVTAIAGMILICAGILTLGFSDAGDTASVSHLWSDGGFFPQGISGTLMTLQIVMFAFLAVELVGVTAGESKDPQTVLPKAINTVPWRIAVFYVGALIMILSVVPWTEFQPGVSPFVATFEKMGLGIGAGIVNFVVLTAALSSCNSGMYSTGRMLRDLALNGQGPRTFTRLTRSGTPLVGTTFSAALMLVGVWINYQWPGQAFTYVVSFATISGMWAWIMILVSQLRYRARADRGELPHSTFRAPGSPYTSAFALAFIGMVVVMMAVDKDARISLYCAPFWALLLGVSYLALRARDPRNAAFAKR, encoded by the coding sequence ATGACATCCGCAGAGGTCGACAGCGGGCAGCCCGAGCGGGACGCCGCCGACGCTCACGGGAGCGGCGAGGGGTACCAGCGCAGCCTGGGTGCCCGTCAGATCCAGATGATCGCCATCGGCGGAGCCATCGGCACCGGGCTCTTCCTCGGTGCGGGCAAGGCCATCGCGAAAGCCGGACCCAGTCTGATCCTGGCCTACGCCGTCGCGGGCCTGGTCATCTTCTTCATCATGCGCGCCCTCGGTGAACTCCTCATGTACCGGCCGGTGTCGGGCTCCTTCTCCGAGTACGCACGCGAATTCGTGGGCCCCTTCGCCGGATTCGTCACCGGCTGGACCTACTGGCTCTTCTGGGTCGTCACCGGAATCACCGAAGTGACCGCGGGAGCCCAGTACATGACCTACTGGTTCGACATCCCGCAGTGGGTCTCGGCGCTGTTCTTCACCCTCGTCCTGTACGGCGTCAACCTCATCTCCGTGAAGCTCTTCGGCGAGCTCGAATTCTGGTTCTCGATGGTCAAGGTGACCGCCATCGCCGGCATGATCCTCATCTGCGCCGGAATCCTCACCCTGGGCTTCTCCGACGCCGGCGACACCGCCTCCGTCAGCCACCTCTGGTCCGACGGCGGATTCTTCCCGCAGGGCATCAGCGGCACGCTGATGACCCTGCAGATCGTCATGTTCGCCTTCCTGGCGGTCGAACTGGTCGGAGTCACCGCGGGGGAGTCCAAGGATCCTCAGACCGTCCTGCCCAAGGCGATCAACACCGTGCCCTGGCGCATCGCCGTCTTCTACGTCGGCGCGCTGATCATGATCCTGTCGGTGGTGCCGTGGACCGAGTTCCAGCCCGGTGTCTCACCGTTCGTCGCCACCTTCGAGAAGATGGGCCTCGGGATCGGCGCCGGAATCGTCAACTTCGTCGTCCTCACCGCCGCCCTGTCGTCCTGCAACTCCGGGATGTACTCCACCGGGCGCATGCTCCGCGACCTCGCGCTCAACGGCCAGGGCCCGCGCACCTTCACCCGGCTCACCCGCAGCGGCACCCCGCTCGTCGGCACCACCTTCTCGGCCGCCCTGATGCTGGTCGGCGTCTGGATCAACTACCAGTGGCCCGGCCAGGCCTTCACCTACGTCGTCTCCTTCGCCACCATCTCCGGGATGTGGGCCTGGATCATGATCCTCGTCAGCCAGCTCCGCTACCGCGCCCGCGCCGACCGCGGCGAACTCCCGCACTCCACCTTCCGGGCCCCCGGCTCCCCGTACACCAGCGCCTTCGCGCTCGCCTTCATCGGCATGGTCGTCGTGATGATGGCCGTCGACAAGGACGCCCGGATCTCGCTCTACTGCGCCCCGTTCTGGGCGCTCCTCCTCGGTGTCTCCTACCTGGCGCTCAGGGCGCGCGACCCGCGGAACGCGGCGTTCGCCAAACGCTGA
- a CDS encoding MoaD/ThiS family protein, which yields MAIEVRIPTILRTYTDGAKAVEGSGETLADLFNDLETRHNGIRARIVDGEQLRRFVNVYLNDEDVRFLDGITTKLSDGDNVTILPAVAGGMR from the coding sequence ATGGCCATCGAGGTCCGCATCCCCACCATCCTTCGCACCTACACCGACGGCGCCAAGGCGGTCGAAGGCAGCGGTGAGACCCTCGCCGACCTCTTCAACGACCTGGAGACCCGGCACAACGGCATCCGCGCGCGCATCGTCGACGGCGAACAGCTCCGCCGGTTCGTGAACGTCTACCTCAACGACGAGGACGTCCGCTTCCTCGACGGCATCACGACCAAGCTCAGCGACGGCGACAACGTCACCATCCTCCCGGCCGTCGCCGGCGGCATGCGCTGA
- a CDS encoding RDD family protein: MSNDAPTPGQPPEDDDPFLKKPQDPPPSSGSPYDGAPPPPPPPPPPYDPGPYGGGPYGGADPLAGMPPLGAPGVRILARLIDFLIISIPLYLISLPFGGAVDVTSDNGDSDVGNAVTNTYSGHQLIWSLIALVCYVGYDTYFTHKDGRTLGKRLLKLRVAMLSDGSVPPTNASLMRAVVLWLPALLCCPCLWWLINIVLMFTDKPYRQGLQDKAAKTVVVSAG, from the coding sequence ATGAGCAACGACGCGCCGACGCCCGGCCAGCCGCCCGAGGACGACGATCCGTTCCTCAAGAAGCCCCAGGACCCACCGCCGTCGTCGGGCTCGCCGTACGACGGCGCGCCTCCGCCGCCTCCGCCGCCCCCGCCGCCCTACGACCCGGGACCGTACGGCGGCGGCCCGTACGGCGGGGCGGACCCGCTCGCGGGGATGCCGCCGCTCGGCGCGCCGGGAGTGCGGATCCTGGCGCGGCTGATCGACTTCCTGATCATCTCGATCCCGCTCTATCTGATCTCGCTGCCCTTCGGCGGCGCGGTCGACGTCACCTCCGACAACGGCGACAGCGACGTGGGCAACGCCGTCACCAACACGTACAGCGGACACCAGCTGATCTGGTCACTGATCGCGCTGGTCTGCTACGTCGGGTACGACACCTACTTCACGCACAAGGACGGCCGTACCCTCGGCAAGAGGCTGCTGAAGCTGCGCGTCGCGATGCTGAGCGACGGGAGCGTGCCCCCCACCAACGCCTCGCTGATGCGGGCGGTCGTGCTCTGGCTCCCGGCGCTCCTGTGCTGCCCGTGCCTGTGGTGGCTGATCAACATCGTGCTGATGTTCACCGACAAGCCGTACCGGCAGGGCCTGCAGGACAAGGCGGCCAAGACGGTCGTGGTCAGTGCCGGCTGA
- a CDS encoding immune inhibitor A domain-containing protein, whose product MAASAATASTFFVAQAAQPTPSAGTSLAESRDPAPEKAEDHNLEGPFSEKQNSERQAALEQVISGDKKVTDRNGSKVVKLDNKKYVELGREKTDKIFTILVEFGDQVDNSTLFDPDGSGPEAPVVKYGGTPGPAHNQIAEPDPKKDNSTAWQADYNQAHFQELYFGTSASSNSLTKYYEKTSSGRYSVNGEVSDWVKIPYNEARYGSNYCGASSCASVWDAVRDGVNAWTADQKAKGSTTEQIKADLAQYDQWDRYDYDADGNFNEPDGYIDHFQMVHAGEDESAGGGVQGENAIWAHRWYAYGTNAGATGPAANKAGGAQIGDTGIWVGDYTVQPENGGLGVFAHEYAHDLGLPDLYDTSGGGENSVGFWSLMSAGSWLGRGQGEIGDTPGDMTAWDKLQLGWLDYDTAKAATNSTHKLGVSEYNTANKQALVVNLPDKEVTTTVVAPAQGAKQWWSGSGDNLSNTLTRSVDLTGKTSASLDFSGWYDIEAEYDYLYTEVSTDGGTNWTAIDGTVDGKELPRDASDKPGLTDVSGAYKKLSFPLDAYAGKKIDLRFRYSSDGGVAGKGFTADALTISADGAVIFSDDAEGDDNGWTSKGFSRIGGSFTNDYPQYYIAENRQYTSYDETLKVGPYNFGFSTTRPDWVEHYAYQNGLMVWLWDTSEVDNNTSVHPGTGLILPVDSHAKPLKWTDGTILRNKIQPFDAPFSWYPNQGFTLHNADVALKIKPTLGVPLFDDHKGTYWYAENPTGSVKVADTNTRLTIVNEPLSGSTITVKVGPSAK is encoded by the coding sequence ATGGCCGCGAGTGCCGCCACCGCGTCGACGTTCTTCGTCGCGCAGGCGGCGCAGCCGACGCCATCGGCAGGCACGTCCCTCGCCGAGAGCCGGGACCCGGCTCCGGAGAAGGCCGAGGACCACAACCTCGAAGGCCCGTTCAGCGAGAAGCAGAACAGCGAGCGCCAGGCTGCTCTGGAGCAGGTCATCTCGGGCGACAAGAAGGTGACCGACCGCAACGGTTCCAAGGTCGTCAAGCTCGACAACAAGAAGTACGTCGAACTCGGCCGCGAGAAGACCGACAAGATCTTCACCATCCTGGTCGAGTTCGGTGACCAGGTGGACAACTCGACCCTCTTCGACCCGGACGGCTCCGGACCCGAGGCGCCGGTCGTCAAGTACGGCGGTACGCCGGGTCCGGCGCACAACCAGATCGCCGAGCCGGACCCGAAGAAGGACAACAGCACCGCCTGGCAGGCCGATTACAACCAGGCGCACTTCCAGGAGCTGTACTTCGGCACCAGCGCGTCCTCCAACTCGCTGACCAAGTACTACGAGAAGACTTCCTCCGGCCGCTACTCGGTCAACGGCGAGGTCTCCGACTGGGTCAAGATCCCTTACAACGAAGCCCGGTACGGCTCCAACTACTGCGGAGCCAGCAGCTGCGCCAGCGTGTGGGACGCCGTCCGCGACGGGGTCAACGCCTGGACCGCGGACCAGAAGGCCAAGGGCTCCACCACGGAGCAGATCAAGGCCGACCTGGCCCAGTACGACCAGTGGGACCGCTACGACTACGACGCCGACGGCAACTTCAACGAGCCCGACGGCTACATCGACCACTTCCAGATGGTCCACGCCGGCGAGGACGAGTCGGCGGGCGGCGGCGTCCAGGGCGAGAACGCCATCTGGGCGCACCGCTGGTACGCGTACGGCACCAACGCCGGGGCGACCGGTCCGGCCGCCAACAAGGCCGGTGGTGCGCAGATCGGCGACACCGGCATCTGGGTCGGCGACTACACCGTCCAGCCCGAGAACGGCGGACTGGGCGTCTTCGCCCACGAGTACGCCCACGACCTCGGCCTGCCGGACCTCTACGACACCTCCGGCGGCGGCGAGAACTCGGTCGGGTTCTGGTCCCTGATGTCGGCCGGCTCCTGGCTCGGCCGGGGCCAGGGCGAGATCGGCGACACCCCCGGCGACATGACCGCCTGGGACAAGCTGCAACTCGGCTGGCTGGACTACGACACGGCGAAGGCCGCGACCAACTCCACGCACAAGCTGGGCGTTTCGGAGTACAACACCGCCAACAAGCAGGCGCTGGTCGTCAACCTCCCCGACAAGGAGGTCACGACCACCGTCGTCGCGCCGGCCCAGGGCGCCAAGCAGTGGTGGAGCGGCAGCGGCGACAACCTGTCGAACACGCTGACCCGTTCGGTCGACCTCACCGGCAAGACGTCCGCCTCGCTCGACTTCTCGGGCTGGTACGACATCGAGGCCGAGTACGACTACCTCTACACCGAGGTGTCCACGGACGGCGGCACCAACTGGACCGCCATCGACGGCACGGTCGACGGCAAGGAACTGCCGCGCGACGCCAGTGACAAGCCCGGTCTGACCGACGTCTCCGGTGCCTACAAGAAGCTGTCGTTCCCGCTCGACGCCTACGCGGGCAAGAAGATCGACCTCCGCTTCCGCTACTCCTCCGACGGCGGAGTGGCCGGAAAGGGCTTCACCGCCGACGCCCTCACCATCAGCGCCGACGGTGCCGTCATCTTCTCGGACGACGCCGAGGGCGACGACAACGGCTGGACGTCGAAGGGCTTCTCGCGGATCGGCGGGTCGTTCACCAACGACTACCCGCAGTACTACATCGCGGAGAACCGCCAGTACACCTCGTACGACGAGACCCTCAAGGTCGGCCCGTACAACTTCGGGTTCTCCACCACCCGCCCGGACTGGGTCGAGCACTACGCGTACCAGAACGGCCTGATGGTCTGGCTCTGGGACACCTCGGAGGTCGACAACAACACGTCCGTCCACCCGGGCACGGGTCTCATCCTGCCGGTGGACTCGCACGCCAAGCCGCTGAAGTGGACCGACGGAACGATCCTGAGGAACAAGATCCAACCGTTCGACGCCCCGTTCAGCTGGTACCCGAACCAGGGCTTCACGCTGCACAACGCGGACGTGGCGCTGAAGATCAAGCCGACCCTCGGCGTCCCGCTCTTCGACGACCACAAGGGCACCTACTGGTACGCCGAGAACCCGACCGGAAGCGTCAAGGTCGCTGACACCAACACGCGTCTCACCATCGTCAACGAGCCGCTCAGCGGCTCGACGATCACCGTGAAGGTCGGCCCCTCGGCCAAGTAA
- a CDS encoding PLP-dependent cysteine synthase family protein, whose translation MRYDSALAAVGNTPLVRLPRLSPSGDVRIWAKLEDRNPTGSIKDRPALHMVEQAEKDGRLRPGCTILEPTSGNTGISLAMAAKLKGYRIVCVMPENTSQERRDLLAMWGAEIVSSPAAGGSNTAVRVAKELSAEHPDWVMLYQYGNPDNAGAHYATTGPEILADLPSLTHFVAGLGTTGTLMGVGRYLREQKPDVKIVAAEPRYDDIVYGLRNLDEGFVPELYDASVLTTRFSVGSADAVARTRELLQQEGIFAGVSTGAALHAAIGVGQKAVKAGESADIVFVVADGGWKYLSTGVYTAPTTEAAIETLHGQLWA comes from the coding sequence ATGCGGTACGACTCCGCGCTGGCGGCCGTGGGCAACACCCCACTGGTCCGCCTCCCGAGGCTCTCGCCCTCCGGCGACGTCCGGATCTGGGCCAAGCTGGAGGACCGCAACCCCACCGGCTCGATCAAGGACCGCCCCGCGCTCCACATGGTCGAGCAGGCGGAGAAGGACGGGCGACTGCGCCCCGGCTGCACCATCCTGGAGCCGACCAGCGGAAACACCGGCATCTCGCTCGCCATGGCGGCCAAGCTCAAGGGCTACCGCATCGTCTGCGTCATGCCGGAGAACACGTCCCAGGAACGGCGCGACCTGCTCGCCATGTGGGGCGCCGAGATCGTCTCCTCACCGGCGGCCGGCGGCTCCAACACGGCTGTCCGGGTCGCCAAGGAGCTCTCCGCCGAACACCCGGACTGGGTGATGCTCTACCAGTACGGCAACCCGGACAACGCGGGCGCCCACTACGCCACCACCGGACCCGAGATCCTCGCCGACCTCCCGTCCCTCACCCACTTCGTCGCGGGCCTCGGCACCACCGGCACCCTCATGGGCGTCGGCCGGTACCTCCGCGAGCAGAAGCCCGACGTCAAGATCGTCGCCGCCGAGCCCCGCTACGACGACATCGTCTACGGGCTCCGCAACCTCGACGAGGGCTTCGTACCGGAGTTGTACGACGCCTCCGTGCTCACCACCCGCTTCTCGGTCGGTTCCGCCGACGCGGTCGCCCGCACCCGTGAACTCCTCCAGCAGGAAGGCATCTTCGCCGGTGTCTCCACCGGTGCCGCGCTCCACGCGGCCATCGGCGTCGGCCAGAAGGCCGTCAAGGCGGGGGAGAGCGCGGACATCGTCTTCGTCGTCGCCGACGGCGGCTGGAAGTACCTCTCGACCGGCGTCTACACGGCACCGACCACGGAAGCCGCCATCGAGACCCTGCACGGGCAGCTCTGGGCCTGA
- a CDS encoding DUF2017 domain-containing protein, with the protein MAGHFEATPDGGAAVALDEVEISILRSLAVQLLELVGPGDEAADGADPLAALFAEGPSEPPSDPALARLFPDAYGDDDKELREASSEFRRFTEVDLRARKREDALAVVRCLDSLSTGDDGEGGESGGGGGGELRLTADQARQWLGTLNDLRLTIGTRLEVSDEDQGQEGSLYRLPDSDPRKPMVLAYLWLGALQETLLEALMS; encoded by the coding sequence ATGGCCGGCCACTTCGAGGCCACCCCCGACGGCGGCGCGGCCGTCGCGCTCGACGAGGTGGAGATCTCCATCCTGCGCTCCCTCGCCGTGCAACTGCTGGAACTCGTCGGGCCGGGGGACGAGGCCGCCGACGGCGCCGACCCGCTCGCGGCGCTCTTCGCCGAAGGCCCCAGCGAACCGCCCTCCGACCCCGCCCTCGCCCGTCTCTTCCCGGACGCGTACGGCGACGACGACAAGGAACTGCGCGAGGCGTCCTCGGAGTTCCGCCGCTTCACCGAGGTCGACCTGCGCGCCCGCAAGCGCGAGGACGCCCTCGCCGTCGTCCGCTGCCTCGACTCCCTCTCCACCGGCGACGACGGCGAGGGCGGGGAGAGCGGCGGAGGCGGTGGCGGAGAGCTGCGACTCACCGCCGACCAGGCCCGCCAGTGGCTCGGCACCCTCAACGACCTGCGCCTGACCATCGGCACCCGGCTGGAGGTCAGCGACGAGGACCAGGGCCAGGAGGGCTCCCTCTACCGGCTCCCCGACAGCGACCCGCGCAAGCCGATGGTGCTGGCCTACCTCTGGCTCGGCGCCCTCCAGGAGACGCTCCTCGAAGCGCTGATGTCCTGA
- the clpS gene encoding ATP-dependent Clp protease adapter ClpS — MGGVSVASPVEIERPESAEETFAVPEPDVPWVTLVHNDPVNLMSYVTYVFQAYFGYSKDKAHKLMLDVHHKGRAVVSSGSREEMERDVQAMHGYGLWATLTQDRN, encoded by the coding sequence ATGGGAGGGGTGAGCGTCGCTTCCCCCGTAGAAATCGAACGTCCCGAGTCGGCCGAAGAGACCTTCGCCGTCCCCGAGCCCGACGTCCCCTGGGTGACGCTGGTGCACAACGACCCCGTCAACCTCATGAGCTACGTGACGTACGTCTTCCAGGCGTACTTCGGCTACTCCAAGGACAAAGCCCACAAGCTCATGCTCGACGTGCACCACAAGGGCCGCGCCGTCGTCTCCAGCGGAAGCCGTGAGGAGATGGAGCGCGACGTCCAGGCCATGCACGGTTACGGGCTCTGGGCCACACTCACCCAGGACCGCAACTGA
- a CDS encoding M67 family metallopeptidase produces MLTLTQDLYDKIVAHARADHPDEACGVVAGPAGTGRAERFIPMLNAARSPTFYEFDSGDLLKLYREMDDRDEEPVVVYHSHTATEAYPSRTDVTYANEPEAHYVLVSTADTDEAGPFQFRSYRIVDGVITEEDVEIVAAY; encoded by the coding sequence ATGCTGACCCTCACCCAGGACCTGTACGACAAAATCGTCGCCCACGCCCGCGCCGACCACCCCGACGAGGCGTGCGGCGTGGTCGCGGGACCGGCCGGCACGGGCCGCGCCGAGCGCTTCATCCCGATGCTCAACGCCGCCCGCTCGCCCACGTTCTACGAGTTCGACTCGGGCGACCTCCTCAAGCTCTACCGCGAGATGGACGACCGCGACGAAGAGCCGGTCGTCGTCTACCACTCGCACACGGCGACCGAGGCGTACCCCTCGCGCACCGACGTGACCTATGCCAACGAGCCGGAAGCCCACTACGTCCTCGTCTCCACCGCCGACACCGACGAGGCGGGCCCGTTCCAGTTCCGCTCGTACCGCATCGTGGACGGTGTGATCACCGAGGAAGACGTGGAGATCGTCGCGGCGTACTGA
- a CDS encoding isochorismatase family protein, with protein MHRALIVVDVQNDFCEGGSLAVAGGADVAAAITDLIGEAQAGYRHVVATRDHHVDPGDHFSATPDFEHSWPVHCVAGTEGVGFHPNFAPAVASGAIDAVFDKGAYAAAYSGFEGLDENEVGLAQWLRDHEVTEVDVVGIATDHCVRATALDAAREGFTTHVLLDLTAGVAAPTTVRALEELRAAGVELSGEPVVARPE; from the coding sequence ATGCACCGCGCGTTGATCGTCGTGGACGTTCAGAACGATTTCTGTGAGGGCGGCAGCCTCGCCGTGGCGGGCGGCGCCGACGTCGCCGCCGCGATCACCGATCTGATCGGTGAGGCCCAGGCCGGTTACCGCCACGTGGTGGCCACCCGTGACCACCACGTGGACCCGGGCGACCACTTCTCCGCCACGCCCGACTTCGAGCACTCGTGGCCGGTGCACTGCGTCGCCGGTACGGAGGGGGTGGGCTTCCACCCGAACTTCGCGCCCGCCGTGGCCTCCGGGGCGATCGACGCGGTGTTCGACAAGGGGGCGTACGCGGCGGCGTACAGCGGTTTCGAGGGGCTCGACGAGAACGAGGTGGGGCTGGCCCAGTGGCTCCGCGACCACGAGGTCACCGAGGTCGACGTGGTCGGCATCGCCACCGACCACTGCGTGCGGGCGACCGCGCTGGACGCCGCGCGCGAGGGCTTCACCACCCATGTCCTGCTGGACCTGACGGCGGGTGTCGCGGCGCCCACCACCGTGCGGGCCCTGGAGGAGCTCCGCGCCGCGGGTGTGGAACTCTCCGGCGAGCCGGTCGTCGCCCGCCCGGAGTGA
- a CDS encoding nicotinate phosphoribosyltransferase, which produces MNSADLGRRVGVPSTALFTDQYELTMVQAALKAGTADRRSVFEAFTRRLPEGRRYGVLAGTGRVLDAVENFHFDDEMIAFLRQQEIVDEPTLAWLADFRFSGDVWGYPEGEVYFPGSPVLRVEGSFAECVLLETVVLSILNHDSAIAAAASRMSAAAAGRNLIEMGARRTHELAAVASARAAYVGGFHTTSDLAAGFRYGIPTVGTSAHAFTLLHDTERDAFRAQVESLGRGTTLLVDTYDVAEAVRTAVEVAGPELGAVRIDSGDLLLVAHRVRQQLDELGATETKIVVTSDLDEYAIASLAAAPVDAYGVGTQLVTGSGSPTCSMVYKLVARAASADPADPLLPVAKKSMGAKSSVGGRKWAARRVDARGVAEAEVIGTGPVPAELADRQLLVELVRGGEVVARESLEAARERHIAARAALPMSALQLSRGEPVLATEYV; this is translated from the coding sequence ATGAACTCAGCGGACCTGGGGCGACGGGTGGGAGTGCCGTCGACCGCACTCTTCACCGACCAGTACGAACTCACGATGGTGCAGGCGGCCCTCAAGGCGGGCACCGCCGACCGGCGCTCCGTTTTCGAGGCGTTCACCCGGCGGCTTCCCGAGGGGCGGCGCTACGGCGTCCTCGCGGGGACCGGGCGGGTGCTGGACGCCGTGGAGAACTTCCACTTCGACGACGAGATGATCGCGTTCCTGCGTCAGCAGGAGATCGTGGACGAGCCGACGCTCGCCTGGCTGGCGGACTTCCGCTTCAGCGGTGACGTCTGGGGCTACCCGGAGGGCGAGGTCTACTTCCCCGGTTCGCCGGTGCTCCGGGTGGAGGGCTCCTTCGCCGAGTGCGTGCTGCTGGAGACGGTGGTGCTGTCGATCCTCAACCACGACTCGGCCATCGCCGCCGCCGCGTCCCGGATGTCGGCGGCCGCCGCAGGCAGGAACCTCATCGAGATGGGCGCGCGCCGTACGCACGAGCTGGCGGCGGTCGCGTCCGCCCGCGCCGCGTACGTCGGCGGTTTCCACACCACCTCCGACCTGGCGGCGGGTTTCCGCTACGGCATCCCGACCGTGGGCACCAGCGCGCACGCCTTCACCCTGCTGCACGACACCGAGCGGGACGCCTTCCGCGCGCAGGTGGAGTCGCTGGGCCGGGGCACCACGCTACTGGTGGACACCTACGACGTCGCCGAGGCGGTCCGTACGGCCGTGGAGGTCGCCGGTCCCGAGCTGGGGGCCGTACGCATCGACTCCGGGGATCTGCTGCTGGTCGCGCACCGGGTGCGGCAGCAGCTGGACGAGCTGGGCGCGACGGAGACCAAGATCGTGGTCACCTCGGACCTGGACGAGTACGCCATCGCCTCGCTGGCCGCCGCCCCGGTGGACGCGTACGGGGTGGGCACGCAGCTGGTCACCGGCAGCGGCAGCCCCACCTGCTCGATGGTCTACAAGCTGGTGGCGCGTGCCGCGTCCGCCGATCCGGCCGATCCGCTGCTGCCGGTGGCGAAGAAGTCGATGGGCGCCAAGTCGTCGGTGGGCGGGCGCAAGTGGGCGGCCCGCCGGGTGGACGCGCGGGGCGTCGCCGAGGCCGAGGTGATCGGTACCGGACCCGTGCCGGCGGAGCTGGCCGACAGGCAGCTGCTGGTGGAGCTGGTGCGCGGCGGCGAGGTGGTGGCCCGGGAGTCGCTGGAGGCGGCCCGCGAGCGGCACATCGCGGCGCGCGCCGCGCTCCCGATGTCGGCGCTGCAGCTGTCCCGGGGCGAGCCGGTGCTGGCGACCGAGTACGTCTGA
- a CDS encoding RDD family protein: MSAPTPAPGEDRPREGYYPDPSIPGYVRYWNGVSWVPGTSRPAPGQDATASSAAGAAVATHHQGAAPAAAPVEETGPVFFDEEEAAQEAAGTARFDPSQQAPVHPGGLPVERAHHPEPASAWQADTSRQAGFGDDADRRVSWGGGRPGEGQVPGQGVRGADPRAFAETGQDPRRPALPHGAAPAALPAGRDGGHDGPVHTASDARSGAPSSGAPSSDGAVVRAAGREGAAPVAPPGEIRPAPVPSPYLPPAGPQRQRPVQQQGPAPVREAFQAPGAQAGPGQGAASWAQPQQAQPLQQTRPPQQAQHPPLGYQQPQAAQQAPAPAGPFGGPAPAGPQAPDQPVVPWKPPVDDPFQQMARAQSAGRPAGLGRRFVARFLDTVVLGALVGAAGFPLVTAAIDHMDAKIEAAKLSGRTVTVHLLDSTTAGQLGGVLAAFLVVGFLLEALPTAKWGRTLGKKLLGIQVRDVESQDVPTLGAALRRWLVHGLLGLLVIGVLDAAWCLFDRPWRQCWHDKAARTFVAG, from the coding sequence ATGAGCGCGCCAACTCCGGCACCCGGTGAGGACCGCCCCCGCGAGGGGTACTACCCCGACCCCTCCATCCCCGGCTACGTCCGGTACTGGAACGGCGTTTCGTGGGTTCCCGGGACGAGCCGCCCCGCACCGGGGCAGGACGCGACGGCCTCCTCCGCCGCGGGAGCGGCCGTGGCGACCCACCACCAGGGCGCGGCCCCGGCCGCAGCCCCCGTGGAGGAGACCGGCCCGGTCTTCTTCGACGAGGAGGAAGCGGCCCAGGAAGCCGCCGGTACGGCCCGGTTCGACCCCTCCCAGCAGGCCCCCGTCCACCCGGGCGGCCTCCCCGTCGAACGCGCCCACCACCCCGAGCCCGCCTCCGCGTGGCAGGCCGACACCTCCCGGCAGGCCGGCTTCGGCGACGACGCCGACCGGCGCGTCTCCTGGGGCGGCGGCCGGCCGGGCGAGGGCCAGGTGCCCGGGCAGGGCGTCCGCGGCGCCGACCCGCGCGCCTTCGCCGAGACGGGCCAGGACCCGCGCCGCCCGGCGCTGCCGCACGGCGCCGCACCGGCCGCGCTGCCCGCCGGACGGGACGGCGGCCACGACGGCCCGGTCCACACCGCTTCCGACGCCCGCTCCGGCGCCCCGTCCTCCGGCGCCCCGTCCTCCGACGGCGCGGTCGTGCGCGCGGCGGGCCGGGAGGGGGCCGCCCCCGTCGCCCCGCCCGGCGAGATCCGCCCGGCCCCCGTTCCCTCCCCGTACCTGCCGCCCGCCGGTCCCCAGCGGCAGCGGCCCGTCCAGCAACAGGGTCCCGCTCCCGTACGCGAGGCCTTCCAAGCCCCGGGCGCGCAGGCCGGTCCCGGACAGGGCGCCGCCTCCTGGGCCCAGCCGCAGCAGGCCCAGCCGCTCCAGCAGACCCGGCCGCCCCAGCAGGCGCAGCACCCCCCGCTGGGGTACCAGCAGCCGCAGGCCGCCCAGCAGGCACCGGCTCCCGCCGGTCCCTTCGGCGGCCCCGCCCCGGCCGGGCCGCAGGCGCCGGACCAGCCGGTCGTGCCGTGGAAGCCGCCGGTGGACGACCCGTTCCAGCAGATGGCCCGCGCCCAGTCGGCGGGCCGGCCCGCCGGGCTCGGCCGGCGGTTCGTCGCCCGGTTCCTGGACACGGTGGTGCTGGGCGCGCTCGTCGGCGCGGCGGGGTTCCCGCTGGTCACCGCCGCGATCGACCACATGGACGCCAAGATCGAGGCCGCGAAACTCTCCGGTCGCACGGTGACGGTCCATCTGCTGGACTCCACCACCGCCGGACAGCTCGGCGGGGTCCTCGCCGCCTTCCTCGTCGTCGGCTTCCTGCTGGAGGCCCTGCCGACCGCGAAGTGGGGCCGGACGCTCGGCAAGAAGCTCCTCGGCATCCAGGTGCGTGACGTCGAGTCCCAGGACGTGCCCACCCTGGGTGCCGCGCTGCGGCGTTGGCTCGTCCACGGTCTCCTCGGGCTGCTGGTGATCGGTGTGCTCGACGCCGCGTGGTGCCTGTTCGACCGCCCGTGGCGCCAGTGCTGGCACGACAAGGCGGCCCGTACCTTCGTGGCGGGCTGA
- a CDS encoding putative leader peptide, translating to MVPHDVSEMTPGALLVARLHVDLCRLSSAICPGRSLPTGPKA from the coding sequence ATGGTTCCCCATGACGTGAGCGAAATGACGCCGGGCGCACTGCTCGTCGCGCGGCTGCACGTCGACCTGTGCAGGCTCTCCAGCGCGATCTGTCCCGGTCGCAGCCTGCCCACCGGGCCCAAGGCCTGA